TTTGGTTTATTTAATGGAGCAAGTTTAATTGCAGGTTCCAATTTTGGCTCAGGCTCAGGTAATCAAACGTATAGTGGGCAAGTTATTACAACCTTAACAACAGGAAGTATTCTCACCTTGCGAAATATCAATGGCAATACCACATTAAATAACAGCGTAAGTGGCTCCGGTCCTGCTGTCGTAAGTGCATCTATTGTCATTGAAGAACTATCCTAACAAAAACCAAACCAAAAATATTATTGCTAATCCTTATTAAAAAAATTTTTATGCGGTCAGTTTAAAACTGACCGTTTTCTTATTGTATTTATAATAAAAAATAAAGAAGGGTTTGGTCCTACTGGAGCAGGTTTAGCGGCGGTTGCATATATTTATTCAGATAAAGGTCAGTCCGTAGCTAACACTTCAGTAAGTGTTTCAAATATTATTGAAGTTAAACTAATCAATACAAAGGATTTTAGTATGGAACATTTTAAATGTATTAGACCAGCTAGTTAAAGTCAACCATTTATTATAAATTTGTTTTGAGCTGAAATAACTGCCTGCGGAGTAGGATATTTCTTTAAAATTTTAATTGAAACTAATCCACAGGTGTTAGAAAATACTTTTTTATATCCACTAAAAGATATGTACAGAGAATTACTAAGTTTCTTTTTAAATCCGGATCTAGTATCAATAAGTTTATAGTAATCGCGTACTAATAACTTTAATGTGAAAATTTCAATATCGGAATCAGATGAAACTTTGATATCTTGGAACTTTCCTAGTTGTGCAATAGATAATGCGTCATTTCTATCATTTTTCACTTTTCTTATGTTCTTATTTTTGTTACAATTAGTAACAAGAGGATTAATAACGAAGGTCTCAAACTTCTTATCCTTAAGAAAGTGGAAAAGTGTTAGATGATACACGCCTGTGGACTCCATAAAGAACACAGGTGTTGTGGAAAACTCTCTTTTTATGCTTTTTTTATTTGCTCAATTAAGTAGTTAAAACCAAGGGCAGTATGAAAGAGTTTAAAAGGTTTTCTATACTGACTACCATCAGGAGCAAGGATTGAGGCAAAAGAGAATTCAGAAGCAACATCGATGCCTACTACAAGACTATTTAGGTTTTTTGACATATATAACATCTCCTTTTTTAAAAGTGAGATAGAGTAGAGATTCCACTTCTATCAATGAGGCTGCAACCTCGTTTGTGACACGGGTAGTTCCAAAATTGGAAACCCAACCAGCTAAAACACAGAAAACTCACTGATGGAATGATACGCTTTTTTACGAGTATAGGTAATTACTTACCTCTCAGGAGGAAAACATCTATCTTCTCTATTCAGGAGATATTATATCATTGTGGATTAACTGGTTTCCAGTGTCCAATATTGGTAATTGACAATAATCAGAATTAAGATAAGATTAACTAAAATTAAATTATGAGTTACGAATATTAGATAAGATATTAGTTATATAGTTCGTAGTTACTATGACTGATTTATTATCAATGCTTACAACTACATTATACGAGCTATCAAGAGAAAATTAAAGAACATAGAAGAAGGAGTATAATATAATCACATTGAGATATTGAATGTTAATAAATAACTATTATTCTCAAATGGTTCCTAGCGTAATTGCTAGGCTTTTTTATTTTTTTGTAAAACTATTTTATACAGAAAAACGAGGGTGTAAATTATTTTGGGTACCCTAATATTAAAATTAAGGTGTTTTTACTTTGGATGTTATAAAATTTATGTGGTATAACATTAAGTAATATTTTGAAACAATTGCATGCAAATCTAATAAATAATATTATTAGATTTTTAAATAATAATTAAAATAGTATATTTTAAAATAAATATGAGTTAATAAAACTATTTTATAAAACTACAGTTATTTAGATTTAATTCATAATTATATATTTATAGTCGATAGAGATACTGTTAATTAGCACGCAAAAACCGTACTAGGAAAAAATAGCGGAGGGTTACTATAATTTAATGTCTTTTATACATTTATAAGAGTATTTGTAACAGTCTATTTCTATCTGAATAATCTATAGTAGCAGTTTATTTAAATTTACAGTTAGGAGGTTAAATATGTATAAAGATGAGATTAATGAAAGAAATTATATTGAAGGTACAAAGAATTATTATTGGCACGCCACTGATGAGCGTGTTACTGATGATTGTAATTGTAGAGAGCATAGTTCAAATAAGTGTTCCAGACATCATTGTGACTCGAAATGTAATGAGTGTGATAGATGTGATAGATGTCGCTGTGGTGTATGTCCGACTGGAGCAACAGGGGCAACAGGAGTAACAGGAGTAACAGGAGTAACAGGAGTAACAGGAGTAACAGGAGTAACAGGAGTAACAGGAGTAACAGGAGTAACAGGAGTAACAGGAGTAACAGGAGTAACAGGAGTAACAGGAGTAACAGGAGTAACAGGAGTAACAGGAGTAACAGGAGTAACAGGAGCAACAGGAGTAACAGGAGTAACAGGGGCAACTGGTGTAACAGGTGTTACTGGATTAACAGGAGCTACCGGAGCAACTGGTGTAACCGGAGTAACAGGTGACACGGGAACTGCCGGTATTCCTGGTTTTACAACTCAACTTAGAGGACTGCAGGTTCAGCTACAAGATCCAGATATAATATCTATTGCACCTGGTGACACTGTGGTATTTGATACAGTCATAAATGATTTATCAGCATTTATTTCTTATAACAATATAACAGGTGAGATAACAATCACACAAACAGGAGTATTTTATATTAATTGGTGGGTATCTACAGATGGTATAGGTGGTGGAACAGATATAGTAATTACATTTGCAATTACTACTTCACAAGGTGATAATATTCAAGCTTCGACCCCTAGCCAAACAGGGCCAATTACTGGAAATGCATTAATTGAGGTTCTCGCAAGTCCAGTAACTTTACAACTTGTAAATGCAACTGATGGAACAATAGGGTTTGGTGCAACTCCAATTAAAGCTGATTTAACAATTATTAATGTAACATTTTAATTTTGGGCCCTAAATGAATGAGTATATATTCGTCTAGGGCTTTTCAATTATTATGTAAGTTTTATTGCTAATGCTATCTAATATACATTTAATTAAAAAAGTAATGAATTAAAAATGTGTGAATTAGCTAATAGCACATTATAATTTAACGTCATATTATAAGTAAGTAATAATACTAAAATTATTGTAAATAATGAGGAAATAATTTGGACACGATAGGGCTTCAAATTCAAAGGCAATTATCTGGAACAGTTTAGGAAATCCACCTATTAAACAAGACGAGGTTGTTGGTTTTGCTATTATACAAGCTTATTCTGTGCCGATAGCATTAAGGTTAATCAATACAATTTCTAACAATATTTTTTACTCTACGTTAGTAACAGTAAAGGAAAATTTAGTGTTAGGCGAGATTACGGAAGAGGTAGGAAGTATAACGGAGTAACAGCACAAAATGCACTATTTATTGTTAGTTCACGATCTATAGTAAGTGGGACGTCCACTCAGTATGTACCATCATTTATTAATGGCACCGATACTTTCGCACCAATAAACACGACATTTATATTAGCAATAGATCATGTTTATTTTGTTTCATATGCTTTAAGAGTAACTAGTTCATAGCAGGAACCATCATCCTTACACAAAGACTAAATGGAGTATTTAATGGTAATTTCTCTGGTAAATCATTAACAGGGGCGTTAGATGCTTACGTAAGTGTATCTGGATTATTCTTAGTAAGTATTACCCCAGTCGTGGTTACATTTAATTTCATTAATAACAGCTTGACAACAGGTAATCCAGCAGATGGTTCTGTATCAATTATTGAGGTTAAGTAAATTATTTAAAGAGGGGCATTTACCATCACCTGTTAACAGAGTTAATTAAATCGTGCTTAGATAATATTATGAATGAGATTAAAAATTAAGAAGAGGTATAGCATATGTAAACTGGTACCTTTTTATTAATATGTAAGTTTCATTGTTAAATCCCATTAGTATATTTCTAGTTTTTTAAATTGAATAATATATATGTATGAAATACCAATAGCATATTATTATTCAACAGCATACTATGATACGGCAATAACATTAAAGCTATTGTAATTAAGGAGGAAATAATTTGGACACGATAGGACTTCAAATTCAAAGACAATTAGCTGGAACAGTAAATATTAATTCTAATGTAATATTTGACACGATAGTAAATAGTTATGGAGCTGTAGTTTATAACTCAGTAACTGGTGAAATAGTAATAAATAAAGCGGGAAGGTATTTTATTAACTGGTGGGTGGCAACTCAGTCATCTATAGGGACAAGTAATGTAACTTTTTCAATTCAAACATCTCAAGGAGATAATCTAATTGGAAATTCACCTATTAAACAAGGTGAGGTTGTTGGTTTTGCTATTATACAAGTTGATTCTGCACCAATAGCATTGAGGTTAATCAATACAACTTCTAGTAGTGTATTCTATTCTACTTTGGTATCTATTAAAGCAAATTTAGTGTTAGGGGAGATACCTGAAGAAATAGGAAGTATAACAGGATTTACAGGAGCAACAGGAGTCACTGGACCAACGGGAGCTACTGGTGTAACTGGAATAACAGGAAATACTGGTGCAACTGGAGATACTGGGGCAACCGGAGTAACTGGAGTAACTGGAGTTACAGGTGATACCGGAGTAACTGGAGTTACTGGAATTACTGGAAATACTGGAGCTACCGGTGTAACAGGAGCCACTGGTGCAACTGGTGATACTGGAGTAACAGGAGCAACCGGAGTAACGGGTGAAACAGGAGCAACCGGAGATACTGGAACAACTGGAGTTACAGGTGCAACTGGAGATACTGGAGTAACTGGAATTACTGGAGCTACCGGAGCAACGGGAGACACAGGAGCAACCGGAGTAACAGGAGTAACGGGTGTAACAGGAGTAACAGGAGAAACTGGTGTAACAGGAGTAACAGGAGAAACTGGTGTAACCGGAGTTACAGGAGACACTGGTGCAACTGGTGTAACTGGAGTTACTGGAACAACTGGAGATACTGGGGCAACCGGAGTAACTGGAGTAACAGGAGTAACAGGAGATACTGGTGTAACTGGAGTAACGGGTGAAACAGGAGAAACTGGAGACACTGGAATTACTGGAGCTACCGGAGTTACTGGTGTAACGGGAGTTACTGGAACAACTGGTGATACTGGAGTAACAGGAGATACCGGAGCAACGGGAGCAACAGGAGTAACAGGAGCTACTGGAGCTACTGGTGCAACGGGAGTAACGGGAGTAACGGGAGATACTGGTGCTACTGGGGAAACTGGAGTTACTGGAACAACTGGAGATACTGGAACAACTGGAGATACTGGGGCAACCGGAGTAACCGGAGTAACTGGAGTAACAGGAGTAACGGGTGTAACAGGAGTTACAGGAGTTACTGGAACAACTGGAGCTACTGGAATTACTGGTGCAACAGGTGAGACTGGAGCCACTGGGGTTACTGGAGATACTGGGGTTACAGGTGATACTGGAGCAACGGGTGAGACTGGAGTTACTGGTGTAACGGGAGATACCGGAGCAACTGGAGTAACTGGAGCCACTGGGGTTACTGGAGATACTGGGGTTACAGGTGATACTGGAGCAACGGGTGAGACTGGAGTTACTGGTGTAACGGGAGATACCGGAGCAACTGGAGCTACTGGAGTCACAGGAGCCACTGGAGCAACAGGAGATACTGGAGCCACTGGTGAAACAGGGGTTACTGGAGTAACAGGAGTTACTGGAGTTACTGGAGTAACTGAGTCACAGGTGATACCGGAGTAACTGGAGTAACAGGAGCCACTGGAGCAACGGGAGATACTGGAGCCACTGGTGAAACAGGAGCCACTGGAGTAACTGGAGCTACTGGAATTACTGGTGCAACTGGGGTTACTGGAGTTACTGGTGTAACGGGAGATACCGGAGCAACTGGAGCTACTGGAGCTACTGGAGTTACAGGTGATACCGGAGTAACTGGAGTAACAGGAGCCACTGGAGCAACGGGAGATACTGGAGCCACTGGTGAAACAGGGGTTACTGGAGCTACTGGAGCAACAGGAGTAACGGGTGAAACAGGAGCCACTGGAGTAACTGGAGCTACTGGAGTAACTGGAGTAACTGGAGTAACTGGTGATACCGGAGCTACTGGGGCAACTGGTGAAACCGGAGTTACTGGAGATACCGGAGCAACCGGAGAAACCGGAGCAACGGGTGTTACTGGAGATACTGGAGCACCTGGAGTAACTGGTGATACTGGAGCAACAGGAGCAACTGGAGCAACTGGAGTAACTGGGGCAACCGGAGAAACCGGTACAACGGGTGTAACAGGAGAAACCGGAGCAACTGGGGTAACCGGAGAAACCGGAGTTACAGGAGTAACTGGAGATACCGGAGTTACAGGAGCAACAGGAATTACTGGTGCAACAGGTGAGACTGGAGATACCGGAGTAACTGGAGTAACAGGAGCCACTGGAGCAACGGAGATACGGAGCCACTGGTGAAGCAGGGTTACTGGAGCTACTGGAGTAACAGGAGCTACTGGAATTACTGGTGTAACTGGGGCAACCGGAGAAACCGGTACACAGGTGTAACAGGAGATACCGGAGCAACTGGAGTAACTGGAGATATCGGGTAACTGGAGCCACTGGTGAAACAGGGGTTACTGGAGTAACGGGTGAAACAGGAGTAACTGGAGCCACTGGAATTA
This window of the Clostridium estertheticum genome carries:
- a CDS encoding IS110 family transposase, encoding MKREFSTTPVFFMESTGVYHLTLFHFLKDKKFETFVINPLVTNCNKNKNIRKVKNDRNDALSIAQLGKFQDIKVSSDSDIEIFTLKLLVRDYYKLIDTRSGFKKKLSNSLYISFSGYKKVFSNTCGLVSIKILKKYPTPQAVISAQNKFIING
- a CDS encoding IS110 family transposase → MSKNLNSLVVGIDVASEFSFASILAPDGSQYRKPFKLFHTALGFNYLIEQIKKA